The genomic DNA GCtggaaatgaaattttattaagagTAATAAGAAGACATCTGAGTCTTGCTAGTGAAAcccaagaaaaattgaagttgCTTCTTACAGTTGGCAGCTAGGTAACTCTAGAATTAATACAATGAGTGACCTCCCACCATATCCTCCGATCGAGCCCGCTACCTTTGACCTCATTATAATTGGAACTGGCTTACCGGAATCTGTAATTTCTGCGGCAGCATCTGCAGTTGGGAAATCTGTCCTTCACCTAGACCCTAACCCTTTCTATGGATCTCACTTTGCCTCCCTTACCATCCCAGATATTACTTCCTTCCTAAATTCCCATTCTACCGTTTCCTCTGATGACCATGATCTCACCACCCGCCCACTCTACTCTGAAGTAGAGATTTCTAATTCAGCTCCTGAACTTCTCAATAAACActctagaaaattttatttagatttattaGGACCTAGGGCTTTATTTTGTGCCGACCTATCAGTGGATTTGTTGTTAAAGTCAGGGGCAAGTCAGTATGTTGAGTTCAAAAGTATTGATGCAAGTTTTGTGGGGGATGGTGATGGGAAGTTATGGAGCGTGCCAGATTCGCGTGCAGCAATATTTAAGGACAAAAGTTTGGGGTTGATGGAGAAGAATCAGTTGATGAGATTCTTTAAACTTGTTCAGGGACACTTGAGCGAAAGTGAGCATGAAGACAATAACATGAAAATCTCAGAGGAGGATTTGGAGATAccttttgttgaatttttgaCGGCAATGAAGTTGCCACAGAAGATTAAATTGTACGGTCATCTCCTGCTTGTGAgaatttcctttttctattCCAGTTGTTTCCATTTGTAAGTTGTTGATTGTTTTCATGTTTCTGGCTTTGTAGGATGATTCTATATGCAATTGCAATGGCAGATTATGATCAAGAAAATACAGAGGTTAGTAAAGACGTACTAAAGACAAAAGATGGAATAAATCGATTAGCTCTCTACAATTCATCTGTTGGCAGGTTAGTCGTAGAGTTAAAGCTATGCCTTGTTTGTTATTGTAGTTTTGGCTATCTGCAGCTCATCTGTTACTGCCTTGTTTAGGTTTCAAAATTCACTTGGGGCTTTGATATATCCTATTTATGGGCAAGGGGAGCTACCACAAGCATTTTGTCGCCGTGCAGCTGTCAAAGGTTGTATTTATGTAAGTATGAAAAATgcctttttctttatcttttatgcagcctttgttgttttttattttattgggttGCCATGATTAAGTAAATTTTTTCAGTTACATATCATGCCTATATTTGGGAATAACATGTTAACAATTAATGGTGTAATAGTTGCAGTAATGGGGGTGGTAACTTAGGGAAGATCTTTGGATATCAAGTTGAAAGTACTAGAACATTGGATTTGAAACATGAAGCAGCTAATTGAGGTCTATGTGTGTTTCTTTTTCTGATATCACTTTTAGTTAATGCGTCTGATCATTTTGTGAAATTACTAAGCAATTGATACCTTgcaaaggaaaaaattgaattgatgtTCATTTATTAGgcaatattaatttgttttgaagTGGAACTACTCTGTTTCACAACTGTACCTTTGCTGAGTTAATATGTTTATCTTCCTCTGAAACTCTATGATACAGGTTTTGCGTATGCCAGTGATTTCTCTGCTTAAGGACGAGGTACAAAGTTTACTTAGGATTTATTTCTTCATTCTTTTGCCAGGGAAAATTTGTTAGGGATTTGTTACTTGAAATAAACTCAGTGTGACTACTTTTCATAAGAAAATGAGTTGTAAATTCTTCTTTGGAAACATTGTAGGAAAGTGGGTCCTATAAAGGTGTTAAATTAGCTTCAGGCCAAGATATATTCAGCAACAAGCTGGTCCTAGATCCATCCTTTACAGTTCCAGGAACATTAGCAACTCCTCCATCTGAGCAATTGCCAGAATATTTACTTGCTTATAATCCCACAGATGTTAATAGGAAGGTGGCTAGGGGAATATGCATCACCAAGTGTTCTTTGAAaccaaatatatcaaatattatggTGGTGTATCCTCCTAAATGTAAGatcatttttaattctttttttgttcTGCTATTCATAAGACTTAAAATTGACACAAAAAGttgacttaaatatttattttttctgtctTGTTTTAGCTTTGTTTCCAGAGCAGGTTGCTGCAATCCGAGTTCTTCAGCTGGGTAGCAATTTAGCTGTTTGTCCTTCGGGCATGTAAGTTTCTCTTTGCTTTCAAACAGATAAAAATGGTTTTAATGCTTTTCTAATTCCTATTTTTACAATGGATTATAACTCTTCCTGCTTTTGGGAAATTTTGTGATACTTGGGTTCACATTTTTagctttttcttcttgctcAGGTTTGTGCTGTATTTTTCAGCTTTGTGTGCTGATGCTGATCAAGGAAAGAAGTTGCTACACGCAACCTTGAATGCACTTGAGAAACTTCTTGATTCTGAAAATGCTGAAAGTAGCTCTACAATTCAAGGCAAGGATCCAGAAGAAGTAAAACCCTCTATACTGTGGAGTGCATTGTATGTTCAGGATCTTGTAATGGTATATTTCTCATCTTTGCTTTTTCTTGCAACTTCTTTCTTGCTATAATGTTGTGCTAATATCATCTGTTTTTATGctttgttatcttttttttttctctctgttgtttttgtgaaaaaatatcTAGGTTAGATGGTGATTTTGGAGATCCAGACATTTGCTTTCAAAGCTGAGTCAGTTTAGGGGGACTTCGTTTGTCGATAATGTTAATGTTTGATAAGGTTTTTATGTTCATTTTCAGGGTCAATATGCATCTATTAGCTCAACTATAATGCCAGATGGAAATCTGAACTACACTGATCTTTTGAATGCTACTGAGAAGGTACTTTGTAAACTAAGAATATTTTACTTGTAAATTCTGGATCATTCTTGTTTGCAAAGTCTCTGTTTTTCTTTCAGTGGGTTCTCATCTTGTGGATTTTATTAACTAGGATTCTAAAACCCTCTACATTTTATGATACTGAGTGACATTTGGTCTTATAATTGATAGCTATTCCACAAGATATATCCAAATGAAGAATTCTTTCCAGAGACTACTTCACCTGATAATTCTGTGGATGATGCTGGCCTTACTCTAGAGACATGAAAGTACTTTTCTGCTCAAAATTATGGCTTACGAAATGCAGCTGCTCTTTCCGGTACTGTTTCCTGTGATCAACactgtttgttttgttttcatgATTTTGAAGGCATTCGCACAGAATTTGGGCACTTCTATATATGATTCCAGAACTTAGCGAGGAGATGGAACTATGATTCTTTCCTGTGAGTTACTGATAGTGCTGCCTTTCTTTCTGTTGCAGAACATTGGAACACTGATCCGGGTGACATCTCTTGTGTTGTATTTGTGCCTTATTGCTTTGATAACTTAATACTCTTTTATCACTCTGTACATGaacacaattttcttttttctctaagGAGAAATTGGAAGGACAGTTATTGGCATATTGTAGTTTCTAGCCATTAGAGTTACTTTGAAGAGCAAGTTTCGATAAGAAaccatacataaaataaatagtcCACAGAATCTTGACTACTATCAAGATTGAAACTGTTTAGTGATAGTTCtaagatgaaaatttgttaGTAAGATTACCTGTGCATAAACTTTTGGAGGGTTGAAGCATAGAATTGTGGTTTGTATTTGCTTGAAAAGTATGAGTGGATTTAAGTTAAGCCGAGTCTAAATAAagattagtttgagtttggtttgaatataaaaaGTCTAGTTCAAATTGATAATGAGTTATCAGATGAACTATTAGAGATGAAGaataaagattattaaatattaaaaagagaaattgtcagataagataaatttatgattattatttgaGTTGGTTTAATTCGAACTTGGGATGTTTGCTGTACAGTGACAAAATAGCAGTTCCAAATATTTATGATTAAAGTCGTCAAAAAAAGTTAAGACATGTTGATGACTTTTCAACCATTTGATCATTCGAATTGGTTTAACTTGTTACTAAGGGATAAAAAAAGGAGTCCATTAGCCCAATGGCATATTCGTTATTTCAGGTAAATTAGATGTCAAATACGGTAATAGGTTTAACTTCCCTGCCCCTGAGGTAGTTGGTACGGCTTTCTTGAACAGATTGTTTTGCATGTAGACGAAACTACCCCTGTGACTAAGcgaataaaagaatttaattttaaagaagtCCTGAAGGGGCAATCTAGTAAGTGAGTGAGTTGTCCTTGGCATAACAGCAGTTAAGTTGATGATAGTGTTTAATGGCTCTTATTGGAATTTGAAACGCCTGAAAGAGACCAATGGAAAaaaagtgttagtttttttttagtACAAGACAATATTTAATCCTCGGATTCCtgttttttcacattttatctcacaaaataatcttttttgtctttatgtCCTTTCCTACCTACGATTTATTTATCGTAGTAACacctttattttattgaattgagATGGTTATTACCAACtcatatattaagttttttttttttttagaattcataagcaaatatttaaaatatgttaaattttttcataaaaggCTTTTGAGAATTTTACGAgcatttttgataattttaacaatttgttcatcatgtgattttatcaaatgacaatttttttaaaaaattaaaaaataataaaaattcaatatggTATTAAATcttattgtttataaatggaTAAATAGTAATATAAGCGTTACTTAagagttatataatatatctataataatataatatatctatggtaatatatttatatttgttaatatctATTTGCAACGAcactattattataatttttgttaattgtttaaattttaaagaatcatttttagtaatttattaaaaaatttaacaatataatgtaaaataatgaaaataaaaaaaaaattcatgtttCGCCAAATTAATCCCATTGACATTGACTAATTcaacacaagaaaaataaataaataacaaatcagcctatttattttattgcttGGCTATGGAACTGAAACTAGCTTGAAGACAGAAATCATGCAcacttgttcttcttcttcttttaaactctgtattttcttcttcaccccattgtttttcatttcaaagcTTACTATTTGATCATAATGATCCCTTCTTTCTCATGGATTCTGCTCAGCAATCTTCTATATCTGCTCTCTTTGTCTTTGAAAACACCATTAACAAAGGTAACCCAAAAACAGTGAAAACACTTTTGTTTGTTGTTCAGAGTTGTTATTTTTCTGATCAGAAACTAggatttttgttgtttgtttatgaaagttttggtttttattgtGTTTCCTTGGTGGGGTTGTGCTTTGTTTGCAGAGTTGATCAGGAGCTTGCATGTCTACCGATTGGAAAATGGAAAGGAGAGACAAGTTGAGAGAGAGTTTTTGTTCAGAAAAAAAGGTTCTTATGTTGAAATGGCTGCCACCCCACTTCTTAGATTGCGAGGATTTCAAGTTTCTGAGCTTTTTGAAGGCCGAGTCATTGGTTTGTGGTTCTGTCTTTTCGCTTTTCACGCTGATTCTTCTCCTAGTTCCACCAACATTCCTCCTGTGCTCTTAATTTCAAggtattatttttctcttttgatgTTTTGCTGATGATACCAATGTGTTTTAAAGACATTAGACATGCAAGTGCTTCTACTTGTTAATCATATTTGGGAAGTTGGAAGTTCAGTCGCAGAGAGtttatgtttaaatattatacCATAAATGGGTCTGCTTTGAACCTGtatttcaattaaaaccatTTTGGTGTCTAGCCATCTTTCATACCAGAAACAAGTGatgcttaaatttatatttgtctcTCTGGAGGCGTTGCTTAGATACATTCCGTCTCTCTGGGCTgatgtttgatgttttcttgCAATTTCTTTGTGAAATTGCCTCCTTGTAGATATATTTGCAAATATTTTTCTCATGTAAACAATAGAATGATGCATTTTATGACTGTATCAGTTCATAACATTGATGTGGTGACATGGGTTTCAAGGCTCAGTTTTTGTGGTTATGATTGTACTTTTATCTACATTGGGATGTGATTCTGCATTGAACTTACTGTGTCTTTTTAGTGTCATTTCAAATAATCTATACAAAACTTGTTTAAAATGGtggtattttatatattttcattagaTTTTTTTCTGGTGTAAACAATAGAGTGATTCATTTATGAGTGTATCAGTTCATAATACTGATTTGGCGAAATGGGTTTCAAGGCTCAGTTTTGCTGTTATGATTGtacttttatctacactgggaTGTGATTCTGCATTGAACTTACTGTATCTTTTTGTGGCAATGGCATTTCAAAGAATCTATGCAAACCCTGTTTAAAATGAtggtatttttatatattttcaaatattttttctggTGTAAAAATAGAGTGATGCATTTATGAGTGTTTCAGTTCATAACATTGATGTGGTGAAATGGGTTTCAAGGCTCAGTATTTGTGGTTAAGACTGTACTATTATCTACATTGGGATGTGATTCTGCATTGAACTTACTGTGTCTTTCTGTGGCAATGGCATGTCAAGGAATCTATGCAAACCCTATTTGAAATGATGGGATTCTACATTGGGTTGGGCTCATTTGTGCGAATTGTATTGCTGACTTGTGTTTGCAAAGTGGTAAATTTTTCTACTTCTTTTCAGAAATCCAAAGCTCAAGTCAATTCCAGAGCTGTCCAGTGATCTccaaataatatatgaattgagCATCAAATCAGGAGACCAGGAATTGTCACATTTTAAGTGGCAGGCAATGGATGAAACAAACCAAGAGCATTGCCATCTGTCTCGAAGAAGTCCCCATGAGTTTGATCAGGATCTTAATTCTCTTCCTAATTCAGTTACTACCAGTGAACATTCTGGGATTCAAGAAACTGAAGAATGTGCATCAGGTCTTTCCAAAAGCCTTATTTTTTGCCAACTGCTTTTTctctattattatatcaattacttttttttttcctgtttgatGAATAAACTAGCTGctcttttcaagtttttatgCTATAAGTATGATGTTGTACGAATGTGGTAAAAAGTTCCAGGTATTGtggggaagaagaaaagagcAGCCTCTGAGGATATTGCTAGAATTGCTTTGGAAGATCTCGCTAAATACTTTGATCTTCCAATTCTTGAAGCTTCGAGAAACTTGAAAGTTGGTCTCACAGTTCTAAAGAAGAAATGCAGAGAATTTGGTATTCCTCGCTGGCCACACAGGAAAATCAAATCCCTTGATGGTCTAATCCATGAGCTGCAGGTCTTTTCTGTTCTTTGCTTAAATTATCCTTCATATGATATCTTTTTGACTTGACCCAATTGATACGCCTCTTGCACTTTTGCATATTGAGAAAGCGATTTTAATGGACTTTTAATTGTGATACATGCCCAACCATCAACTAAACCACCTTTAGATTGACTATTGTAACCATATCTAAGTTTCAGCGTAGCAAATTGAAATAgctgatttgaatttaatgattAAGCAAAGACTATATTCCAGCTGCTGAAACTAAATTTGAGACCTTTAAACCATTGAATGCTATGCACTGCAGTATGCAAATTGATAGCATATGACATATGTATACAAATCTAATTCAGAAATGGCTTCTTAAAGACAATTTCATACCGGTGGCATAGTGTAAACATGCTTGTTTATTTGGAAATGTATGCAGGAGGTGGGGCAACAGCAGCAGGAGGATGAGGCTGCAGCCACGGCAGTTGCAAAGAGGCGGCAAATGTTGGAGGAAGAAAAGGAAACCATAGAGAGGAAACCCTTCATGGAGATACAGACTGAAACCAAGAAATTCAGGCAAGACATTTTCAAGAGAAGGCACAAAGCTAGAGTTCTAAAAAAGCAGGACTAGTCAGTCTCTCACAGTCAACTTTAACTGTGAGAGGATGTAGATTAGAGGATGAAGATCTTGTCATTTTTAGGACATGTATGATTATCAAGATTTCCCATATATACAAATCTGCAGTGCACCTATTGCTAAATTATATGGCTTGTATTGGGCTTCTAGCCAGATTTTCGAAGTTGTTCTCTGAGTTAATTTCATATCAATGAGATTATATGTTCTAGATTCCCATGTTTCTCCAATTTAGTCATCAATGGTGGTTTAATCTGCCAGGTACATATTCAGGGTTGACCAGCAGCTGGGTTGAGCTTGGTCAAGTAT from Mangifera indica cultivar Alphonso chromosome 16, CATAS_Mindica_2.1, whole genome shotgun sequence includes the following:
- the LOC123199799 gene encoding rab escort protein 1; the encoded protein is MSDLPPYPPIEPATFDLIIIGTGLPESVISAAASAVGKSVLHLDPNPFYGSHFASLTIPDITSFLNSHSTVSSDDHDLTTRPLYSEVEISNSAPELLNKHSRKFYLDLLGPRALFCADLSVDLLLKSGASQYVEFKSIDASFVGDGDGKLWSVPDSRAAIFKDKSLGLMEKNQLMRFFKLVQGHLSESEHEDNNMKISEEDLEIPFVEFLTAMKLPQKIKLMILYAIAMADYDQENTEVSKDVLKTKDGINRLALYNSSVGRFQNSLGALIYPIYGQGELPQAFCRRAAVKGCIYVLRMPVISLLKDEESGSYKGVKLASGQDIFSNKLVLDPSFTVPGTLATPPSEQLPEYLLAYNPTDVNRKVARGICITKCSLKPNISNIMVVYPPKSLFPEQVAAIRVLQLGSNLAVCPSGMFVLYFSALCADADQGKKLLHATLNALEKLLDSENAESSSTIQGKDPEEVKPSILWSALYVQDLVMGQYASISSTIMPDGNLNYTDLLNATEKLFHKIYPNEEFFPETTSPDNSVDDAGLTLET
- the LOC123199800 gene encoding protein RKD5 isoform X2 is translated as MDSAQQSSISALFVFENTINKELIRSLHVYRLENGKERQVEREFLFRKKGSYVEMAATPLLRLRGFQVSELFEGRVIGLWFCLFAFHADSSPSSTNIPPVLLISRNPKLKSIPELSSDLQIIYELSIKSGDQELSHFKWQAMDETNQEHCHLSRRSPHEFDQDLNSLPNSVTTSEHSGIQETEECASGIVGKKKRAASEDIARIALEDLAKYFDLPILEASRNLKVGLTVLKKKCREFGIPRWPHRKIKSLDGLIHELQEVGQQQQEDEAAATAVAKRRQMLEEEKETIERKPFMEIQTETKKFRQDIFKRRHKARVLKKQD
- the LOC123199800 gene encoding protein RKD5 isoform X1, with the translated sequence MDSAQQSSISALFVFENTINKELIRSLHVYRLENGKERQVEREFLFRKKGSYVEMAATPLLRLRGFQVSELFEGRVIGLWFCLFAFHADSSPSSTNIPPVLLISRNPKLKSIPELSSDLQIIYELSIKSGDQELSHFKWQAMDETNQEHCHLSRRSPHEFDQDLNSLPNSVTTSEHSGIQETEECASVPGIVGKKKRAASEDIARIALEDLAKYFDLPILEASRNLKVGLTVLKKKCREFGIPRWPHRKIKSLDGLIHELQEVGQQQQEDEAAATAVAKRRQMLEEEKETIERKPFMEIQTETKKFRQDIFKRRHKARVLKKQD